The genomic segment CTcatcacatatgcacaaatgTACTTTTTTATAGTAGTGTGGCTAGacaaaaccaagcccaaaacaCCTTCAAGGTGACCACTGTTtggccttttcaccaaccacagctacagtatatatgtgCATCATGACCACGGATAATATATATGttgcacatggattggaaacgcacaTATAAAATCTATTATGAATAGTGTACGGTTCTTGTAATACAATGTCACAATGTTTTACGGAATTGGTAGTGAAGACTAGTGTAGAATAACACGATTCTCTCACAATTGCAGAACGTTTTGAAACTTGTAGGGCCTTTTTGCCTTATCATCCCTAAAGTTTGTGGTTAGtatgttgctctggtatgataATCTCTGACTAGGTGATAGCATAAGAAAGGATAGCCACTAACATAACTGTGTTTTATTTCTTTAGCTATTAAAACCTAACATAGGATAAGTTGTTGCTGAGTTATCAAGTGGATGAAGTACGAATGTAACAAAATGTTTGTGTAGGCAAATCATGGCAGTGGGAATGTATACTTACACACACTTGGCACACGTGAAAGAGCAGTATCTATTCTGTTTCTGTAGCAACACAACGTGGTGAGTTGGTATCGTGTGAAGCTACACCACAGTGAAACATTCAAACAACTATGCATCTGGCAATGGAAACTACCAATATGCACTCACAGAAACTCCAGCGGGGGCTCTTCATTCCACTACCATACACTAGAAGAATAAGTACTAGAATTAATTCCATATAAAATATTGTCTTCCTCTGCATAAATGGCTAGCTTCACCATGAATTAAATTTTCCCCGTAAACTTTTTGCAAGGAATGTGTCGCCGTTTTGTGCAATTTACGgagtcatttccaatccatgtgcaatatatatattatctgtGATCATGACTTACCTtaatcctcctttgtgtctatTTCTTTTTCCACTGCACAGCCACATAGGTGTTAATTTGTGGTAACACTGGTGTGGTTGTCACGAGGATCATCCCTATGATTGCAGAGTGCTTCTCATACTATACTTTGTAATGCTATTACTAATGGGTAAAATATAACTGAAAGCAAAACAAAATGGTCACTTTACTTCTCAATAAATGATAGTTTGGGGCATGCGTTTAGTCACaatactggattgattgtagggGAACTTCTCATACTATTCTTTTGTAGTGTTGTATAACAGGTGAAACGAAGCAGGATGGTCACATCACTTTCCACTAATTGATACAGTAGGTTAAGTCACTCAATTGATTATGCTGCACAGTAAGCATTTATGGCTGAAGTTGTATGTGTTCTGTTGTACATGTAATTATGCATATTCTCAACACTTATATTGACTTGCTTGCTATAATAGGGTTTAAATCAGATGAGTTTGGAAAGGAATACTACACTTTCTTCGGTCCAAAGAGTGTGTACGATGGAAGCAGTGTTTCCAGCTCTTATCAGAAGGGAGTGACATCATCTCAGTATCCTGTTAAAGGCCATTGGAGAGACAAAGTGATTAGCGACTTCATTGAAAAATATGAGTCCAAGCAAAAGACAGGCGATCCAACTTCTGTTGATCCAGATGCCTTGGTTGCTGTTATCCCTATAGTTAGCCATTACGCTGGGAAACCTGATTTCATGCAGAGATGTACAGAAGCTGTTGAGGTGTTGCAGACTTGTCCAGATGCAGTCAACTCTGCTTTAATGGCTGGCAAAATCCTTGAGAAATTCATACTCAAGGTTGATGATAAAGACGACCCCAGAGCTACATTGAATGAAGCGATGTCTGAGTGGGATAGTCTGGCCAGTGCTTCTCCTGGTGTACTTGATGCCAAAATGTCACAGGTTGTCAAAGAAGTTGTTGAGAGTGACTTGAACATGTCAGCAGTTGATGCCACTAAACAGTTTGGGAAAGCCTGAGGTTAGCTAACAGAAAATgaacacatataaattattactCATTCATAGTCCAGTGGTTGTATTGCACACACAAAATGCCCTGTTGTGTAGAACTATGCAAGCAAACTAATCATCCAAACAACAGCAGTTAGATTTTAATCCATAGATGCTGTAGACGGGGACCTGATTTATTTTGATAGTAATGGTTGTACAGCTGCCTAACTGTATTAATATAACTTCAGTACAAATGAATGTTGTatcattgtttttttttttttcagactTGCCTTACTCCTTCCAGTCTGCACTGTTTCTACTGTGTACCTGCAGTGATTATACCAGTGCGGTCAGGAAGGGTATTGAGGCTGGAGGGTGCAACTGTAGTAGAGTATCATTCATTGGAGCCTGTATGGCAGCCAATGCAGGTCTGAAGTGTATACCAGCAGAATGGATCAAGAAAACACACAAGGCGAAGGAAATGTGTCAGCTTCTACTGGAGCTGTTCACACAATAGACTGACTCAGTGGAGTAACGTGTGTACAAGCATCTTTGTACTTTTAATGATGCTACTGACCAACATTCTATTACAGAAAGGTCGGTAGTTGAACTTGATATATTTACACTGATGTTTTATACTAACATTACTAATTCATATTTAACACAATTCTATTTTGCAGCTGCATGCTATCATGATTCCAGTGGTGTTCTTCAAGACAAATACTCCTTTAACAGTTCTTAACGTTGACTTCATCATACTCTACAATTACTTTTATAAATAAATTGTGCTTTCcgtttgattgttctattagaatgtttaaGCAAAACAGCTTTGGCACTCATTGGATCCCAGTGATGCATAAAAACCATTCAGACAATTAGAGACTTAATGCATTTCCACAACACCTATTACACTAATAATTTTGTATGTTGATCGATGCTTtttaagtaaattataaattgTATTTGACTGttgaaacaaatcactatgACTATAGTGTGTGTCCTTGTGTGTGTTATACAAGTTAGTTACGTTATTCTGCTTTTACATCTGAGTAAATCTTTCTAACAAACACACTGGTACCTATGAATCCAATTGTCCCTAATATGCACAcaaatgacaaaaaaaaagaaagttaTATGCATAGAAAGGAGAACAAAGTCACAAGGGCTTACCACATAGAATCGACAACCCAAAACTAAACAATGCCATGTAGCTGAAGTAGAAAGTGGTTTGGAAGAAACCATACATTCtacaaaataaataataaaacaaatatttttGGTATACATAGGTAAAAATATGTGCATACTTAGTTTTGAAGAAGTAATAGTAAAATGAATACAGGTAGACATAAATTCCTATTGAGCCAGCTGAGCAAAGACTTGTCCATTGCCTACACAAAACACCGGCAGTTGTACAAAGGTAAACATCTTTCTGTGAGCGTACTCAACTCACCAGCGATAATCTTCAGCATTCAATAAAAAGTATGTACACACTATCGTTGCACAAATGGTCACTATTGAGAGGATTACAAACACCAGCAACATGAAACCAAACACATAATAGATCTTGTAAGCCCAGAATGACGTGAAGACAAAATAACTACAAAAATGGAAAGATACTTTTATAAATACACAATAGCACAATTTAAACTCACACTTCAATGAAGATGGACCCAAATGGCAGAACACCACCTAGAAGAATAATAATGATGGGCTCCATAAACCTGTAAAGGAGAGTAAAATGGTAGTGTAATGATATAGCTGTGTTTACAATGGTCACCATTTCTTTTCAGGGATCGGTCTGGGAACTGTGTTCACCCTGCAGGGCACATCAGCATTTCCTGACAAGTTCCGTCCCAGAATTGCACCAACCAGATTCAATGGTAACACAACAAATAAACAGATACAAGCCACAATAACCTATAGGGTGGAACAGCATTGACAATAGCCCCACAATGGCTAGTGCCTTACCATTGTAGTAAAAGGAATTGCTCGAGAAGCATGATAGTAGatagcaacaaaattaataatgatgaCAGTAGTAGATATTAATAGAGGGAACAGCAGCGACCCGACAATGGTCTGTTTGATCCATTCTttacctacacacacacatacatcacaCCATAATAGCAGTTCACTGTAACATTGCTTGAGCCTAAATCTATTATTTACAAGCATGAATTGATAACTTTTGTTAGTGCTGTAAACAAAGGAACAACTAATGGGACTAGCACACGTAACTGCTGGTTTAAAACTATTGAGCACTTATTTCACACACAGAACACACCTCCTAGTCTTGAGTACAGTGCTCCTCCACAGTAACCATTGACTGGTGAAGTAGTGGCATAGAGGAATATGGCAGTGCTCAGCAGGGTACCACgcctgtatatatgtgtgtaacaactttaacaaacaaggtgtatgttctattagagtatttcgactaATTCTGCAAGTGTGTGGacaatgcatgtacatgtagtatATAAACCAATGGTAGTTTCTATATATAAACACTACTTACTGTTGGTAGTAGTCACCGATGATAGCCAGTAGGATACACACCATAGCAACAAATATCAGTTGACAGCCAGTGCCAATAATGGAGGAGAACACAATGGGATGTGCTGGTGCTCTGAAAACATCACCATGAACTTGTTTCCAACCATACTCATCTCCCAAATCACGCTCCTCAACAAAAATTTACATACATATCATCAACACACGTGATTAAGGGAACTGCATATAAGGGTTCTGTCCACAGTGAATAAAGATGGACAAATTGGCCAGTATTATTTGTGATCATCTCAGTAACTACCCACCTAGttgaatttttatttatttttatttaattttttttttgtcatagcATTATGAACAGTGTTCGAAGGATGggttaccaaagtttcagcctactACAGTAAGTGGTATTGGAACTATAGTGCTAAGAAATCGATTTATACAGCAacttgtttacatttgcacTCATATATTTTGTTTAAATTggtctacagagttgggatCTGGCTTAAAATGATCACCATGAATTAgcaaatccaccaaggtatagttttattCACTTGCAAATACAAGTATGAAGGCGTTTAAATAAAGAAATGACGACAATTTTGTTTACCAAATTTCCATTAATAAATGCACATGACGCACAAGTCCTAAGGGCTACAtgaacaaaacaaagatattcgaACTCTCCATAAGCATGTATAGGTTTAATGGATTTGAGACTTGCTATCCTGAGTAAAGGTAAAACTGGAATATTTCTTTCTTTGAAGCATGCATAATTTCATGggatttttaaatttcattttattaaaAGTATTCTTGTGTGAACTACGTAATTCGCTGAGACGGTCATGCACCCCACTACATAAAAGTATTAAGATTCTGAAGTGCCATTTGCTTTATTTGTACCATAGTCAATGCCATTTAAAAATTTTAGGCAGGGTAGAATATAACCATGTAGTTGCCTTTGTATAGAAAGATCAAAGCAGTAAAGATACACATTAACCTATGTGATGTCAGGTGCCTGAAAAACAAAGTCAGCATTCTGATTAAAAATACTGGCAAAAACATAAAAAAATCATCCACCAAACATATTAGTGGCTTTTGGCAAACACACCACTCAGGTTTCAAAATTCACCTTAAGTTTCCTGACCTCACCAACCTGGGCTTCACTATCCATGTAAGCATGTGGCTAGTGTGTAAACAAGTACTGTACACaattcagtcagtcagacatGACACTAGTTACACACTACATGTGTGGTATGGATGACTCATGAGCTTGTACTTACTATGTCATCCAGTTCAGCTTCTTTAGTGTACCGAGCATAATCCTTCCTTAGAGTTCGCAGCAATATCATGGTCACCAGTCCAACGAGGAATATGACCATCATAAACGAATTGAATATGGAGAACCAGTGAATCTACCAGTGGAGAGTAACAAAAATGATTTACTGTAGAGTTTGTACTTAATTGCCAATACAGCTCAAACACACTGGGTATCGAATCAaattacagtggtccctccattatccagcCATTGATTATCTGAACGTTCTGTTATCCAAATTATggacgtgactgttctattagagtattttgccaaaattgtacgttctattagagtattttaactgagctctgtatataaatgtaatgGGCTTCGTTTATCTGAACttttccattatccaaacacacctAGGGGGCCCAAtgagttcagataatggagggaccactgtaacacctctactggtgatagagaactgttAATTGGTCTGCATAAAATAAAGTGAAGCCTTTTTACTAAATCTACTCTTTTTTTACTCCGTGTGCTTTGCTGAATGTGCTCCAGATTTAGATACTCCCCTCTCACACACATCCTGTAGTTTCATGCCCAGCCAGGTCCATGCTAACAGTATAAACACCATCTGGTGACAATGACAGTGTTTCTTGGGCCTGGAAGTGTGATCCAGCCCATACCTAATATAGTAATAGGGATTCGTAACAGTGACATCACTACGAACAATCTTCGTTACGGGTTTGACTTGTCTTGGTCATGGGTTCAGTAGTAGACAGAAACAGCCTCAGTTCACAAAAAATATTACCTTTACACAAATATTCAATCATTGTGGAAATAGCTAATGCTGAAAAATTCTCGTAATGTCCTTAGAAAGTGCCACAAAAATAATTGGGAGCAACCATAGCAATGATGTTCAAGACAAACTGGCAGCATAACACTTATCCAATGTAATAGTGAAAAGGAAACTGAAAATACGGCCACTCAAAGTCTGTACCCATAATTGCCTGCACATCAAACTATTAGAATAACATCATCGTTGCAAATCCCTATTTATATATGTCCTGCCAAACTATTGCCTGGGTAATCAGAATCAAGGGGTGTATAATTGCACGAATGTATTGGAAATTGACAAGAAAGCAGACATTAAAAGAGCCATTTTTATTAGAAATTTTCACCTGGGTTGTTTGTTGTCTAGTGTTGTGCGATTAAATCAATTAATCGATTGTAGCAAATAAATTAATCAGAAGTAGTACTTTCTCCTTATAATCTAACATCAAGAATCCAAACGATTCAGCTTTCAATCAATTGATGTCACCCTAGAACCAACCATGCAGTATCATAACTGGTGCTAGTGAAGGTAGCTTTGTTTTACAAAATGGATGCATAAATAACAACAAACTGTTTAAACTATTCCTATAAAAAGCACAGAGCTCAGAACATACAGAATGCAATTAATCACATAATTGTGATTACTGTAGCCAAAATCACACAGTCCTATTGTTGTCAAGCGATTATACGTAAAACTGAAAAATTGTGACAGAATTTTCATCAGAAATGAAACGCTATCCTCTACTAACACCACATAAGAAATGATTGTCTCTAGTACAATGACTTATTATTCAGCTTACTTTATTCCTAGGCATTTTAGAATGATTGTTCATTGCTTTTAAATGATTAAATATGTAACTCCATGATTCTGTGGCAAGCCAATATTTTGACTGGATCATACCTACCAGCCCAAGAAAGTTGAGTATTGTCACCACATGGTGCTTGTACTATTAGTGCTGACCTGCCTTAGCACCAGACTACCTTCCCACACAAATGACTGATTCTTGACTCAGAAGCccattgtatgtatataattattgagTATTATATACAGttccatttttaaatttttacgCTCACTCTTCAGCTCACCAgcctactctaataaaacttACATATGTTTGACAAGAACATTACGTAAACACATGTCTTATAGGTTAAGTGATAGCAGGTTGTAATTTTGCAAGTTATATGTGTATGGCAACAAGTCATCACAGTAATTGGAAAGAGAAAAGCTTAGTACACACATGAGTAAAGAGTATTTATGTAAAAAGGCGGTTGGCACACATTCTTGTATGCTGACCACGTTCACAATCAAATCAGATATTATATGCTTTACTATTCCTTTTGAGTCTAACCAgtagctacacacaaacacacataacacatacaatgtgcagtgtgttcacaACACTCACTCTGTGTTGGAAGAAGTTTGGATCAAGATATTTGTCAAATCTTGACTGAAATGGAATAGATGATCCTCTCCATTGAACCTACAAATTACAAGAATTGAAATCTAAACAATAATAACATGCTGTCCTTCTGTCATGTATATGCAATGAGTATGTATATTTACAATCAGGagcacacaaacactacaaagTGTAACTCTTAGTGTGATAGTAGTGTATGCAAGCATGAGTACTTGTATATgcatatgtgttgtgtgtgtgtgtgtgcgtagtgtgtgtgtgtgtgtgtgtgtgtgtgtgtgtgtgtgtgtgttgtgtgtgtgtgtgttgtgtgtgtgttgtgtgtgtgtgtgtgtagtgtgtgtgtgtgtagtgtgtgtgtgtgtgtgtgtggtgtgtgagtgtgtgtgtgtggtgtctgCGTGTCGTGTATGTGCGTGTCGTGTGTtgtgtcgtgtgtgtgtgtgtagtgtgtgtgttgtatgtgtagtgtgtgtgtgtgtgtgtgtgtgtagtgtgtgtgtgtgtgtgtgtgtgtgtgtgtgttgtgtgtgtagtgtatgtgtgtgtgcgtgtggtgtgtgtgtgtgtgtgtgtagtgtgtgtgtagtgtgtgcggtgtgtgtgtgtgcgtgtcgTGTGTGTGTCgtgtcgtgtgtgtgtgtcgtgtcatgtgtgtgtgtcgtGTCGTGCGTGTGTGTCGTGTCATGTGTGTGTCgtgtcatgtgtgtgttgtgttgtgtgtgtgtcgtgtcatgtgtgtgtgcgtgcgtgcgtgcatgcgtgtgtgtgtacacgctagtagtatatgtgtgcatgtgagctTTGTGTGTGTAATAATGTGTATGTTTTAGGATTTCGTTTGTCACAAAGTAAATAATGGTGACACAGTTAAATTACTACCTGATAGGAAAATGAAATGGTTGTTCCTGGAACTAGTTTGGTCTTTCCTTCACTAGTTAGGTTCACTTCAACAATCTGAAATGATACAGCAAAAAGCAcatgtgacacacacacacacaaacacaacacacacctggTTGTCAGAATATCCAATGTCAAATTTCTTGTGAGTCCAAATAAAATAATTCTTATCCTCTCCAGTTTCTTCTATCTCACCAACTATACCTACACAATCCACAGCAAAAAATGGAAGTACTAACCAACACATGCACTCAAATGTTTACTTATACTACGTTTACACTTTGCGGAGTTGTGCAAACCAGTTTGTTTATTGGCACATGTTTAGACCACTGCAATGAAGCACGCTAGCCTAGAAAATGGAACTCTGCTAACAGGTGGTTAGGAAGAAAGACAATGGCGAAATAGCACGGTTATGCTCTAGGGATGGTTAATGGCTTATACTAGCTGTTAATATCCCTCATTACGAGGTGGTCGATACCCGTAAGTAATTGTGTGCCCTTCCTGCTTTGAAGTGTTGAATTGTTCTGTTCGGTATTGTGTTTCTTTTACCTATTTAAGCTTTATTTTGATGTAATATCTAGTGGACACATTGAATATAGAAAACCGAACCAAACCAAATCGTGCTAGTATGGCAGATTTATGAGGGCTAGCCCAGTTTGGTTCGGCTCAGTTCAGTGGGTGTTTATACTGCAGTGAAAACCGAGATGGGCCATGGCctccccacttttatgggacaatgtttgcaaagatcaagatactctaatagatgaGTCGTGCCGAACCGAGCCAGTACATGATATGAGGCAAGTGTAAACACAGTGTTATTAGTAAACCAAACACAGTATGGGAgttagtaaaacgcggaatacggaataacggaattgcagaataacgaaataagcaaaacttatcttttgcagattgtacaaatagttatatgctctatagtaattatactttatttaccttgcaacagctctgcatggcacaccacagcgatggatagaacagcagctggcgagcattaaatgggacgagcacacaaccaatcaccctagaacaatctaccttcgctaaacttacttacctacactcttgattcaaacctgaagagttttgaaatccatttaaagacacacaaccactggacttccctactgaactctagtgtgactctaataaatccGGTCATATGTACATGAAGGGCAGCTGGTTTAACTtaagaatagaactaggtcttggcgttttgtagctatatcaactaaggaGTATAGACAAGTAAatttagcgaaggtagatcgttctagggtgattggttgtgtgctcgtccCATTAATGCTCACCaagctgctgtttatccatcGCCATGGtatgccatgcagagctgttgcaaggtgtaaataaagtatgattgctatagagcatgtaactatttgtacaatctgcaaaagataagttttgcttatttcgttattccacaattccgttattccgtattccgcgttttactaacTCCCACACAGTATTAGTAAACCCTACAACTTCTGATGAAAGCAGTTAATCAACAGCTGCACATTCCAGATATGCTTCTAGGAATTTGAAAGCCATGTTGCTGCAACAGTTTAGCTAAAAGGTTTCACCACACAAGCCTAAGTAGTACTTTGATCACTCATGTACTTCCCAAAAGAATAAGTATAATATCCAACCAGTCTTTTCAATATTCAGTAATTAAACACTTGGTTTTAATAAGAgacactactttatattatgaacattTGGTTCAAAGTATATGTTCTATTCTTGGAAGCACACACATGGCAAGTACATACATGGCAAGCACATAcactgcacacatacatacacacacaaacacaatacGCAAAACACAAATATGTAATGATATACATTCACAGATACAGAGGTACACACTTACCCCATATGGGCAAATCATCTGGACACATCAGGAACATAATAGACAAGAGGAATAAACCTTATTACATGATGTAGATCATACCAACTCACCAATGTACATTTGGTACCAGTAGTGATTCTTGATAGCATAAGTGAATGCATTGTACTGAGCTTCTGACATGTCTATTGAACAGTAGACTTTCTTCATTGATGGATCTGTGTGTGAACAATAAATTAGTAACCTGATTAACCCACACCAACACTTTAAAAATTGACAGGAATTAAATTTGGTGGGTGGAAATTTAACTAAAATCCTACATCTGCCAAACAGCTAGCCAGCTAACTAAAGTTAGTTTTAAGCTTCACTTCAAGTGACATCAGGAGTAATGTTTGCTTTGTAGGGTGCGTTGCTATGAGCAGCAGAATCGATGAACATACGGCTCTTTTGAAGTAATTGAAGAAGATACCATCTAAATTCCAGGCTAATAAACAATTGACTGCTTACGATCAGCAAGCTTGCAAAATTCGAGGAAATACTAATTATCCTACGCAGTTTATTCTGATGAAGATCGAGCAGCCAGACATTTCTCTGAAACTTTCAGATTTTTTGTGAGataactacagtacatttgtactTGTGGTAACCTCAGCCTTCTACAGTGTACAATACTCAAATCATCAGTCAAGCTGCTATGATTATCGCTTGCACATGACTCCGGCCATAACTAAAATTATCAGTATAAAGCACCTGTCTTGAATGTGGTGAGTGCCACGTAATCATACAGTAGATGTTAGAGCCAAAGCTCTAACATCTAAGATGTAATTAGCACAGGCCCCTGTGAGCAAGAGGGGAACCGTCAATATTAAATCTGTGAAACAGATATATGTTTTTTTCAATTCATCAAAAGTCAAGTTTAGCTTTCAAGTTCTTACCATTCCATACACAGCCCCTTAGCATTACGTACAATAAAAAACTGTTGCTTGGTTTATTTTGAGATGGAAAACCTAACACATTAATTTACAtatgtagaatattttgtatACTGCCTATCACGGTTATTGCACACTTTTTATCACGATATGATAAATtatcatgatttataaatcagcaTGAAGGTAATCAAGTGAGATTTTAGCACTTGTATATGTATATGAAAAGTAGCAATACAACAGGACTTAATACCACGTAACTCACTAGAGGTCTCTATTGAAGAAAATAAATTTTACTGTACTGTCTTAAATATCACTTTCCagtaaattttgtgaaaaggTGCTGCATCATTATGTATCAACAATTATATCATAATCATGCATGACATAGAAATTTATCGCGATACACGATATATCAATATATTACACATCACTACATCTATGTATAACACAAAACACGGTATACAGGTAAGAAAACAACTTCAGATTACAGTCCATAGGTGTACACCCTACATGTACCTTTAAATGAGATATCTAATCCACTGAACTCCAGTTCAACACCTTGTAAAGCTTCCCCAATAGTTTCATGATAGTGTCCTATCACCTCCTTAGGGCCTATAATGGTATGTAGTACACTTCATGTTATTAATATGCACTTTATCACAATACACTATACATAGTACAAACGTAAGAGACATTTTACCGTATTGCCTCGAAAATAGACGGGCATTTATTTCTATCAAACAACTGTTCACAGGGTTTCCACAAAACAAGACCGATGACTATACGAGACCAGAATTTATATACAACACCAGCAACCATGCATTCCTTCAAACAACTCATTCCTCAGTGCTGTATAGATGTTTTCCCCTCGGCATATTTCACATTTAAAGAAGTCTACGAaacatttttcactttgtcGCTTATAACACTGCATGAGAAATATATGACTACACTATACAGATGTTAATTTGAGCTCTGGTGTTTGTTTCTGATGTAATGTTCTATACCCCCAGCAACTAAATGGGACCAGGTGTTCACTGTATATGGGACTAGCAGTAGTTTGAGGCGATACGGTATACATAGATGCACCCCCTACAAATTATCTCTAAATTATATAGACGACTACTCTATTATGTACATCATGTATCAGTTTTGTTTATTTGGACCACACCTCAGAGTCAGTTTAGCTACTATACAGAATATTATACAATTACTGAGGCCTTGAATTACACACAATTGTTAAATTCTTACCTTTACAGAATGGAAGAGAGAAGTAGCTGTATGTTTCTTGTCTGTTGTGGTATGGTCCAACTGTGTTCATCCATAGCACCACCTCCTCTCCGTCTTCATACTATACAAAGAAAGGCAATACCTGACATTGTGTGAGATAAAATAGGAGTACAACAATGTGAAGAGTACAGGAATAAAGTTAGCTAGAGCGTTTATGCTAACATAGGGTGACTATCTCTCAGGTGAGGATAATCACAGACCTACACACATGAGATGACAACTGAGATGACAAGTTGACAAGTTCATACTGGCAATTTGGGTATCCATGTTACACATGTGACACCTCTGGGTAAGTCAAGTGGGCATGTTAAGATCTCAACAAAATGTGAACATTACTTCACTATATGGAGCACTTTAAGACATTACAAAAACATTGCAAGAAAAGTCACAATGTGTTTTGTAGCCTCATTTATACAGCATAGTTCTTAATCACTACTATTTGCAATATTATCATTCACTGGAGAGTAAGAAAAGTTGATGGTTTGTCTCACTGTGCTCCTCTTCATTGTTTCCCTTACTGTCAGTAAGGCAGCACCACTTCACTGTACTGATCAACAGCTACCAGCTAGCGGTGACGAATTATGGCCTGACCTCCAACAAGTTGCTACCATAGACTACTGCTTGGTTGATGAGTGTACCATCATGATCGATACTGGAGAGAAACTGGACATTGCCTACACTACTGATAGTCTCCTTGTTACTGCCCCGACAGATGGCCGCACTTCTGCAGTGATTGCAAAGCAAGAAAGCGAGCTGCCTTGTGTTGAGCAACACAGCACCTTTTTCCGTCTCCAACTACAATACGCGGAGCTGGTAATGTTTTTGTTGGTGGCCATCTTAAGCGGGTACATAATTGCCATACATGTAG from the Dysidea avara chromosome 13, odDysAvar1.4, whole genome shotgun sequence genome contains:
- the LOC136242143 gene encoding transmembrane 9 superfamily member 3-like isoform X1 codes for the protein MILRNAQESVSKKCILVILLSLSYCLTATADEHSHTYEDGEEVVLWMNTVGPYHNRQETYSYFSLPFCKGPKEVIGHYHETIGEALQGVELEFSGLDISFKDPSMKKVYCSIDMSEAQYNAFTYAIKNHYWYQMYIDDLPIWGIVGEIEETGEDKNYFIWTHKKFDIGYSDNQIVEVNLTSEGKTKLVPGTTISFSYQVQWRGSSIPFQSRFDKYLDPNFFQHRIHWFSIFNSFMMVIFLVGLVTMILLRTLRKDYARYTKEAELDDIPHAYMDSEAQVGEVRKLKERDLGDEYGWKQVHGDVFRAPAHPIVFSSIIGTGCQLIFVAMVCILLAIIGDYYQQRGTLLSTAIFLYATTSPVNGYCGGALYSRLGGKEWIKQTIVGSLLFPLLISTTVIIINFVAIYYHASRAIPFTTMVIVACICLFVVLPLNLVGAILGRNLSGNADVPCRVNTVPRPIPEKKWFMEPIIIILLGGVLPFGSIFIEVYFVFTSFWAYKIYYVFGFMLLVFVILSIVTICATIVCTYFLLNAEDYRWQWTSLCSAGSIGIYVYLYSFYYYFFKTKMYGFFQTTFYFSYMALFSFGLSILCGTIGFIGTSVFVRKIYSDVKAE
- the LOC136242143 gene encoding transmembrane 9 superfamily member 3-like isoform X2 is translated as MILRNAQESVSKKCILVILLSLSYCLTATADEHSHTYEDGEEVVLWMNTVGPYHNRQETYSYFSLPFCKGPKEVIGHYHETIGEALQGVELEFSGLDISFKDPSMKKVYCSIDMSEAQYNAFTYAIKNHYWYQMYIDDLPIWGIVGEIEETGEDKNYFIWTHKKFDIGYSDNQIVEVNLTSEGKTKLVPGTTISFSYQVQWRGSSIPFQSRFDKYLDPNFFQHRIHWFSIFNSFMMVIFLVGLVTMILLRTLRKDYARYTKEAELDDIPHAYMDSEAQVGEVRKLKRDLGDEYGWKQVHGDVFRAPAHPIVFSSIIGTGCQLIFVAMVCILLAIIGDYYQQRGTLLSTAIFLYATTSPVNGYCGGALYSRLGGKEWIKQTIVGSLLFPLLISTTVIIINFVAIYYHASRAIPFTTMVIVACICLFVVLPLNLVGAILGRNLSGNADVPCRVNTVPRPIPEKKWFMEPIIIILLGGVLPFGSIFIEVYFVFTSFWAYKIYYVFGFMLLVFVILSIVTICATIVCTYFLLNAEDYRWQWTSLCSAGSIGIYVYLYSFYYYFFKTKMYGFFQTTFYFSYMALFSFGLSILCGTIGFIGTSVFVRKIYSDVKAE
- the LOC136242143 gene encoding transmembrane 9 superfamily member 3-like isoform X3; translated protein: MILRNAQESVSKKCILVILLSLSYCLTATADEHSHTYEDGEEVVLWMNTVGPYHNRQETYSYFSLPFCKGPKEVIGHYHETIGEALQGVELEFSGLDISFKDPSMKKVYCSIDMSEAQYNAFTYAIKNHYWYQMYIDDLPIWGIVGEIEETGEDKNYFIWTHKKFDIGYSDNQIVEVNLTSEGKTKLVPGTTISFSYQVQWRGSSIPFQSRFDKYLDPNFFQHRIHWFSIFNSFMMVIFLVGLVTMILLRTLRKDYARYTKEAELDDIERDLGDEYGWKQVHGDVFRAPAHPIVFSSIIGTGCQLIFVAMVCILLAIIGDYYQQRGTLLSTAIFLYATTSPVNGYCGGALYSRLGGKEWIKQTIVGSLLFPLLISTTVIIINFVAIYYHASRAIPFTTMVIVACICLFVVLPLNLVGAILGRNLSGNADVPCRVNTVPRPIPEKKWFMEPIIIILLGGVLPFGSIFIEVYFVFTSFWAYKIYYVFGFMLLVFVILSIVTICATIVCTYFLLNAEDYRWQWTSLCSAGSIGIYVYLYSFYYYFFKTKMYGFFQTTFYFSYMALFSFGLSILCGTIGFIGTSVFVRKIYSDVKAE